One window from the genome of Equus quagga isolate Etosha38 unplaced genomic scaffold, UCLA_HA_Equagga_1.0 207005_RagTag, whole genome shotgun sequence encodes:
- the LOC124233598 gene encoding LOW QUALITY PROTEIN: vomeronasal type-2 receptor 116-like (The sequence of the model RefSeq protein was modified relative to this genomic sequence to represent the inferred CDS: inserted 2 bases in 2 codons; deleted 1 base in 1 codon), with product SLSLSASFSRRTVLAFIFAIEEINRNPHLLPNMSLGFDLYNAVHSEHRTLESSLIWLSGLDRDIPNYTCRRESKSVAVLTGTTWAISAQIGTLLALYKFPQLTYGPFEHILSDNDQFPSLYQMAPRDTSLVLGMVSLLLHFNWTWVGLVISEVRKGVQVLSDLRGEMDRSGICAAFVEMIPVSDRTYFSTTWQYHLWIKESSAKVVIVYGDSDSLISLSFSKWHLLVIWKVWVMTSQWDFTAGPREFILDSFPGXLIFSHQHGEIPGFEKFIMTANPSKYPEDFYLAKLWFISFNCMVSESDCKILEKCPLNASLGLLPWHCFDMAMTEGSNNAYNAVYAVAWTLHEMLLQQVEMQTMGSGEGLVFSPWQLHPFLGNIQFNNPAGDSMNLAEGRRSEAEYAILNFWNFPEGLGLKMKVGKYSPHAPRGQELSLSEEMIEWAIGVPETPHSVCSESCSPGFRKTPQEGKATCCFDCTPCPENEISNETDMDQCVRCPDHQYANRERDQCLQKAVTFLAYEDPLGMALACTALSFSGLTAVVLGVFVKHRDTLIVKVNNRTLSYILLVSLTLSFLCCLLFIGRPNTATCILQQITFGVLFTVAVSAVLAKTLTVLVAFKFTAPGRRMRQWSVSGAPNFIIPVCSFIQLSLRGVWLGTSPPFIDMVAHSEQGHIIIMCNKSSVTAFYCVLGYLGSLALGSFSLAYLARNLPDTFNEAKFLTFSVLVFCSVWVPFLPVYRSTKGKVMVAVEIFSISDSSAGLLGCIFVPKCYIIFLRPERNTSNVLRNTTHLGK from the exons GATCCCTATCCCTCTCTGCAAGTTTCAGCAGAAGAACTGTCCTggccttcatttttgccattgaGGAAATCAACAGAAACCCCCATCTTTTACCCAACATGTCTCTGGGATTTGATCTCTATAATGCAGTGCACAGTGAACACAGGACATTGGAGAGTTCCCTCATTTGGCTTTCAGGGCTGGACAGGGACATCCCTAATTACACCTGTAGGAGAGAGAGCAAGTCTGTAGCAGTGCTTACAGGAACCACATGGGCAATTTCTGCCCAGATTGGAACACTGCTGGCACTCTACAAATTTCCACAG CTTACCTATGGTCCTTTTGAGCATATCCTGAGTGACAATGAccagtttccatctctttatcagATGGCCCCGAGGGACACATCTCTGGTCCTTGGCATGGTCTCTTTGCTGCTTCATTTCAATTGGACCTGGGTGGGGCTAGTTATCTCAGAAGTCAGGAAAGGTGTTCAGGTTCTCTCAGATTTGAGAGGAGAGATGGACAGGAGTGGAATCTGTGCAGCCTTTGTGGAAATGATCCCTGTCAGTGACAGGACATATTTCTCAACGACCTGGCAATATCATTTGTGGATCAAGGAATCATCAGCGAAGGTGGTTATCGTTTATGGTGATTCTGACTCTCTAATAAGCTTGAGCTTTTCTAAATGGCATCTTTTAGTGATATGGAAAGTCTGGGTCATGACATCACAGTGGGATTTTACTGCTGGTCCAAGAGAATTCATACTTGACTCATTCCCTGG ACTCATTTTTTCACACCAACATGGTGAGATCCCTGGTTTTGAAAAATTCATCATGACAGCTAACCCTTCCAAATATCCAGAAGACTTTTACCTTGCTAAGTTGTGGTTCATCTCCTTTAATTGCATGGTTTCTGAATCTGACTGTAAAATATTGGAGAAGTGTCCACTCAATGCCTCCCTGGGATTGTTGCCTTGGCATTGTTTTGACATGGCCATGACTGAAGGCAGTAACAATGCGTACAATGCTGTGTATGCTGTGGCCTGGACCCTTCACGAGATGCTTCTTCAACAAGTAGAAATGCAGACAATGGGAAGTGGAGAAGGGCTGGTGTTTTCTCCCTGGCAG CTGCATCCCTTTCTTGGGAACATCCAATTTAACAATCCTGCTGGTGACTCCATGAATTTGGCTGAAGGAAGAAGATCAGAGGCAGAGTATGCCATTCTCaacttttggaattttccagaaggTCTTGGACTTAAGATGAAAGTAGGAAAGTATTCC CCACATGCTCCACGAGGTCAGGAACTCTCTTTATCTGAGGAAATGATAGAGTGGGCCATCGGTGTTCCTGAG ACTCCACACTCTGTATGCAGTGAGAGTTGTAGTCCCGGATTCAGGAAGACCCCTCAGGAGGGAAAGGCTACCTGCTGTTTTGATTGCACCCCCTGCCCAGAGAATGAGATTTCCAATGAGACAG ACATGGATCAGTGTGTCAGGTGTCCGGATCATCAGTATGCCAACAGAGAGCGAGACCAATGCCTCCAAAAAGCTGTGACCTTTCTGGCTTATGAAGACCCCTTGGGGATGGCCCTCGCCTGcacagctctctctttctctggcctcACGGCTGTGGTCCTGGGGGTCTTTGTGAAGCACCGAGACACTCTCATAGTCAAGGTCAATAATCGGACTCTCAGCTACATCCTGCTCGTCTCCCTCACCCTGTCCTTCCTCTGCTGCTTACTCTTCATCGGTCGTCCCAACACAGCCACCTGCATTCTTCAACAAATCACATTTGGAGTTCTTTTTACTGTGGCTGTTTCTGCCGTCTTGGCCAAAACTCTTACTGTGCTTGTGGCCTTCAAGTTCACCGCTCCAGGGAGAAGGATGAGGCAGTGGTCCGTGTCAGGGGCACCTAACTTCATCATTCCTGTCTGCTCCTTTATCCAACTGAGTCTCCGTGGAGTCTGGCTGGGGACCTCTCCTCCCTTCATTGACATGGTTGCGCACTCTGAACAAGGCCACATCATCATCATGTGCAACAAGAGCTCGGTCACCGCCTTCTACTGTGTCCTGGGATACCTGGGCTCCTTGGCCCTGGGCAGCTTCTCCTTGGCTTACCTGGCCCGCAACCTGCCTGACACCTTCAATGAAGCCAAGTTCCTGACGTTCAGCGTGCTGGTGTTCTGCAGTGTCTGGGTCCCCTTCCTCCCCGTCTACCGCAGCACCAAGGGCAAGGTCATGGTGGCCGTGGAGATCTTCTCCATCTCAGACTCCAGTGCAGGGCTGTTAGGCTGCATCTTTGTTCCCAAGTGCTACATTATCTTCCTAAGGCCAGAGAGAAACACATCAAACGTGTTAAGGAATACAACACATctgggaaaataa